In the Dehalococcoidia bacterium genome, one interval contains:
- a CDS encoding glutaredoxin family protein has product MTQTSEKVILYTTPNCSACDRARADLTADGVDFEERSVMAKQEWFDEVLKYSISVPVLLRGDKVEVGWKGDMGCPIY; this is encoded by the coding sequence ATGACCCAGACGAGCGAAAAAGTCATCCTCTACACCACCCCTAACTGCAGCGCCTGCGACCGCGCCCGCGCGGACCTCACCGCCGATGGCGTCGACTTCGAGGAGCGGAGCGTCATGGCCAAGCAGGAGTGGTTTGACGAAGTCCTCAAGTACTCGATCTCCGTGCCCGTGCTCCTTCGCGGCGACAAGGTGGAAGTCGGCTGGAAGGGCGACATGGGCTGCCCGATCTACTGA